ATTGACCGCCACCTTGCCGCCAACGCTGCTGTCTACCTGGGCCAACAGGGTTGTCGGGACCTGGATGAAGGGAACCCCGCGCATATATGTTGCCGCAAAAAAGCCCGCCACATCTCCTACCACACCACCCCCCAAGGCTATCACTGGACTCCTGCGGTCCAGGTCATGACTTATCGCTTCGTCATACAGGCCTTGGAGAACCTCTATTGTTTTTGCTTGTTCCCCATCAGGTAAGAGCATAATATTTGCTGTAAAACCGGCAGCTGCCAACCCTGCAGCCAATTTTTCCCCATATAGTTCAAAAATGGTTTTTTGACTGATAACTAAAGCTTTTCGTGAATAGCCCTTATCTTGCATTGCTACGCCAACCTGGCATAGCAATCCCTGTCCAATATGAATGAGATAACTCCTTTCAGCCAGATTTACCTTTAAGGTGTGCAATCTTTTTACCTCACTTTCTCTTCCACAAACCGAAGAATTTCTTGGCTTATTTCATCGATATTGAGATCGGTTGTGTCGATTATCAGGTCCGCCCGGCGGTAATAAGCCTCCCTTTGTGCCAATAAGTTCATTACATATTCGATGGGACTATTTTCCGGCAGCAGGGGCCGCTGGGATTTCGCCGCGATTCTGGCCAGAATCGTCTCTGGCGCAGCTGTGAGGCAAATAATATATCCATGACGACCCAATTCTTCCATCTCGCTGACATGGAGAACCGCGCCTCCCCCTGTTGCAATAACAACATCCCGGAATTGAGCCAGCTTTTTTAGGATTAAAGCCTCTTCGGCCCGAAAGCGGGCCTCTCCGTAAAGGCTAAAAATCTGCGGAATCGAGAGCCGGGTTGCTCTTTCAATTTCCACATCGGCGTCGATGAATTTTTTGTGCAGCAGCAAGGACAAACTCTGGCCAACGGTGGTTTTGCCGGTAGCCATAAAACCGGTTAAGACAATATTTGATTTCATTTTTTACACCGACCTAAGATACCGGTTATAATTAGCCAAAGACTCCAAAAGCTCGGCTAAGCTGTCTTTGGCAAACTTCTCTAGTACGCTTTGAGCCAAGACAAAGGCCACCATCCCTTCCGCTACTACTGCCGCAGCCGGAACCGCGCAAATATCCGAACGCTCGTAACTGG
This DNA window, taken from Syntrophomonadaceae bacterium, encodes the following:
- a CDS encoding shikimate kinase → MKSNIVLTGFMATGKTTVGQSLSLLLHKKFIDADVEIERATRLSIPQIFSLYGEARFRAEEALILKKLAQFRDVVIATGGGAVLHVSEMEELGRHGYIICLTAAPETILARIAAKSQRPLLPENSPIEYVMNLLAQREAYYRRADLIIDTTDLNIDEISQEILRFVEEKVR